The Akkermansia sp. N21116 genome includes a region encoding these proteins:
- a CDS encoding ABC transporter ATP-binding protein, with product MLELHNIKKIYNDTPVLNGISLTIGKGEIVSILGPSGSGKTTLLNVILGLTDMDGGSIIYDGEDLSRTPMQQRGFNIVFQDYALFPNLNAYQNITYGLKNKPNICSRKEVEELIELLGLSEHLDKRIEQLSGGQKQRVALARTLVMKPRILLLDEPLSALDGVIKESIKTRIKTIAREYNLTTVIVTHDPEEALTLSDRVLILNEGRISQYSTPVEIVSQPCNNFVKTFILNQLEIKRNNIMSLFGGCYAS from the coding sequence ATGCTGGAACTTCACAATATCAAAAAAATCTATAACGACACCCCCGTCCTCAACGGCATCAGCCTCACGATAGGGAAAGGAGAAATCGTCTCCATCCTCGGACCATCCGGCAGCGGCAAAACCACTCTGCTTAACGTCATCCTGGGATTAACGGACATGGACGGCGGCTCCATCATTTACGATGGGGAAGATCTCAGCCGCACCCCCATGCAACAGCGCGGATTCAATATTGTCTTTCAGGACTACGCTCTGTTTCCCAATCTGAACGCCTACCAGAACATCACCTACGGCCTGAAAAACAAACCCAACATCTGTTCGCGGAAAGAAGTGGAAGAACTCATTGAACTTTTAGGACTCTCCGAACATCTCGACAAAAGGATCGAACAGCTCTCCGGAGGACAAAAACAGCGTGTCGCTCTCGCACGTACTCTTGTCATGAAACCTCGTATCCTTCTCCTCGACGAACCCCTCAGCGCCCTTGATGGCGTCATTAAGGAATCCATCAAAACGCGTATCAAAACCATCGCACGGGAATATAATCTCACCACCGTCATTGTCACCCACGATCCGGAAGAAGCCCTGACTCTTTCCGACCGAGTCCTGATCCTCAACGAAGGCAGGATTTCCCAATACTCCACCCCGGTCGAAATCGTCTCCCAACCATGCAATAACTTTGTCAAGACATTCATCCTGAATCAGCTCGAGATCAAACGCAACAACATCATGTCCCTCTTCGGGGGTTGTTATGCATCATAA
- a CDS encoding extracellular solute-binding protein produces MKQLRSILAACILGSATMAFMTSCQGEKQVIIYSNADDEAIAAMGQALDKAGYKDKYMFTTFSTSELGGKVIAEGKNIEADMLTLSSYYLDSAQSANKMFLPLTFAMEPLKPVNPCFGPITGQEGAIFINTKVIEDRGIAVPKSLKDLAKPEYKGLISIPNIKSSSTAWLMVQALVNAYGEEETRQILKAMIDNAGPHLENSGSAPLKKLRAGEVAIAFGLRQQAVADKKKGLPIDYVDPTEGTFSLMEAVAIPDKGDNTNPETMKMAEIMIREGRKELIKTYPVPLFHGEQAVSDAKSPHQKTFPQPLTVELLKKHQSLMDN; encoded by the coding sequence ATGAAACAACTACGTTCCATCCTCGCCGCCTGTATCCTCGGAAGTGCCACCATGGCTTTCATGACCTCCTGCCAGGGAGAAAAACAGGTCATCATTTACTCCAATGCCGACGATGAAGCTATCGCCGCCATGGGACAGGCCCTGGACAAGGCCGGGTACAAAGACAAATACATGTTCACCACATTCAGTACGTCGGAACTGGGTGGCAAAGTAATCGCCGAAGGTAAAAACATTGAGGCGGATATGCTGACGCTCTCCTCCTATTACCTGGACAGCGCCCAAAGCGCCAACAAGATGTTCCTTCCCCTGACTTTTGCCATGGAGCCCCTTAAGCCCGTCAATCCCTGCTTCGGTCCCATCACCGGACAGGAAGGCGCTATCTTCATTAATACCAAAGTCATCGAGGATCGTGGAATCGCCGTTCCCAAGTCCTTAAAGGATCTGGCCAAACCCGAGTATAAAGGACTCATCTCCATCCCCAACATCAAGAGTTCGTCAACTGCCTGGCTCATGGTCCAGGCCCTTGTCAACGCTTATGGAGAAGAAGAAACACGGCAAATCCTCAAGGCCATGATTGACAATGCCGGTCCCCATTTGGAAAATTCCGGATCAGCACCCCTCAAAAAACTGCGGGCCGGGGAAGTCGCCATCGCTTTCGGTCTGCGCCAGCAAGCCGTAGCCGACAAAAAGAAGGGGCTTCCCATCGATTATGTCGATCCTACAGAAGGGACCTTCTCCCTGATGGAGGCTGTTGCCATCCCGGACAAGGGTGACAACACCAATCCCGAGACCATGAAAATGGCTGAAATCATGATCCGCGAAGGCCGCAAGGAGTTGATCAAAACCTATCCCGTCCCCCTCTTCCACGGGGAACAGGCCGTCTCAGACGCCAAATCGCCCCACCAGAAAACATTCCCCCAGCCTCTGACAGTAGAATTGCTGAAAAAACATCAATCATTAATGGATAATTAA
- the phnX gene encoding phosphonoacetaldehyde hydrolase, producing MSKINCIIMDWAGTAIDFGCFAPLHVFLRVFAEKNIKITYRQAREPMGLLKIDHIRAILSMPPIREQFRAVHGRDWTEEDVLGMYESFERHLFASLKDFTTPIPGVIETLEALKAQGIKIGSTTGYTAAMMDIVRPEAAAKGYVVDNLVTPTNLPSGRPAPYMIYQNMIDLAIPSVDQVVKVGDTIADIREGINAKVHTVGIITGSNELGLSEEEYGNLPAGKINAMKSEVRQRMLTAGAHYVIDSITDLPACIDTINKFNG from the coding sequence ATGAGCAAAATCAACTGCATCATTATGGACTGGGCGGGTACCGCCATCGATTTCGGCTGCTTCGCCCCCCTCCATGTCTTCCTCCGCGTCTTTGCCGAGAAAAACATTAAAATCACCTACCGCCAGGCACGGGAACCGATGGGGTTGCTGAAAATCGATCACATCCGCGCTATCCTCTCAATGCCTCCAATCCGCGAACAATTCCGGGCAGTTCATGGCAGGGATTGGACGGAAGAGGATGTCCTCGGAATGTACGAAAGTTTCGAACGACATCTCTTCGCCTCGCTCAAGGATTTCACGACTCCCATCCCCGGCGTTATCGAAACACTCGAAGCACTCAAAGCACAAGGCATCAAAATCGGTTCCACCACAGGCTACACGGCAGCCATGATGGATATCGTTCGTCCTGAAGCCGCAGCCAAAGGCTACGTGGTCGACAACCTTGTCACTCCTACCAATCTGCCCTCCGGCCGCCCAGCGCCTTACATGATCTACCAAAACATGATCGACCTGGCCATCCCCTCCGTCGACCAAGTCGTCAAAGTCGGGGACACCATTGCAGATATCCGGGAAGGGATTAATGCCAAAGTCCACACTGTCGGCATCATCACCGGAAGCAACGAACTCGGTCTTTCGGAAGAAGAATACGGCAACCTTCCCGCCGGAAAAATCAACGCGATGAAATCGGAAGTCCGCCAACGCATGCTTACCGCAGGAGCCCACTACGTTATCGATTCCATCACCGATCTTCCCGCCTGCATCGACACCATCAACAAATTCAACGGATAA
- a CDS encoding ABC transporter permease subunit encodes MHHKEKSEIKIVFWAVIAVFAVFLALPMGYLVRQSLSANGSFGLENYAETLANGRFLHSFGNSFLISGASALITTILAFFLAYTVNNTALPGRIRKIIGGLTISPMFLPTITYGFVIIYSFGKEGLLTTILGFQPFDIYGFNGMLLGYVIYTLPIAFLLINNTFKYIDKNFAIVSRIMGDTPIQTFFCTAVRPLVGTLGAAFIQAFTLSFTDFGIPASIGGQFDVVAIHLYNEMLGAIPNFAGGSTIAVIMLLPSIISIILIGYLERYNFRYNKISRQEIKSSPVRDTICASGSLILLGGIIAIFAVMFVVPFVRSWPYEPSLTFDNIIRLLKSPNLTGIYKNSLLVAFFTSAAGTVLAYGASLVTARSELHGAARSIINGIALVTNTIPGMVLGIAYLFAFSGTSLQNTFLILIVCNVIHFFTTPYLMGKSSLEKMNKGWEATASLMGDSWIKTMFRVVIPNSMGTILEIFSYYFINSMITISAIIFLVGARTAVLTTKIKELQHFAKFDEIFVMSILILLTNIVIRVVISRISQNRHAQ; translated from the coding sequence ATGCATCATAAGGAAAAATCGGAAATCAAAATCGTCTTCTGGGCAGTCATCGCCGTTTTTGCCGTATTCCTCGCCCTGCCTATGGGTTACCTGGTGAGGCAATCCCTGTCCGCCAACGGAAGTTTCGGGCTGGAAAATTACGCTGAAACATTGGCCAACGGACGATTCCTCCACTCATTCGGCAACAGTTTCCTGATCTCGGGGGCTTCCGCTCTGATCACAACGATCCTGGCTTTTTTCCTGGCTTATACGGTCAACAACACCGCCCTCCCCGGGAGGATCAGGAAGATCATCGGAGGATTAACCATTTCCCCGATGTTCCTGCCGACTATCACCTACGGTTTCGTCATCATTTATTCATTCGGCAAAGAAGGTTTGCTCACCACCATTCTGGGGTTCCAGCCCTTTGACATCTACGGGTTCAACGGGATGCTTCTCGGGTATGTCATTTATACGCTGCCCATCGCCTTCCTGCTCATCAACAACACGTTTAAATACATTGATAAAAACTTCGCGATCGTTTCGCGCATCATGGGAGACACTCCGATCCAGACTTTCTTCTGTACGGCAGTTCGTCCTCTGGTCGGAACCCTTGGAGCCGCTTTCATCCAGGCGTTCACCCTCAGTTTCACGGACTTCGGCATCCCCGCCTCCATCGGCGGCCAATTCGATGTTGTCGCCATCCATCTGTACAATGAAATGCTGGGAGCCATCCCGAACTTCGCCGGAGGCTCCACGATCGCCGTCATCATGCTCCTGCCGTCCATCATCAGTATCATCCTGATCGGATATCTGGAACGCTACAACTTCCGTTACAACAAAATCTCCCGGCAGGAAATCAAGTCCAGCCCCGTCCGGGACACCATTTGTGCCTCCGGTTCATTGATCCTCCTCGGAGGGATCATCGCCATCTTTGCAGTTATGTTCGTCGTACCTTTCGTCCGTAGCTGGCCCTACGAGCCCTCATTGACGTTCGATAACATTATTCGTCTTCTGAAGTCACCCAATCTGACGGGAATTTACAAAAACTCCCTGCTCGTCGCTTTCTTTACCTCCGCCGCAGGTACCGTTCTCGCCTACGGAGCCTCTCTGGTCACGGCCCGGTCGGAACTCCACGGCGCAGCGCGAAGCATCATCAATGGCATTGCCCTTGTCACCAACACCATTCCAGGCATGGTTCTCGGCATTGCCTACCTCTTTGCCTTCTCCGGCACCAGTCTGCAAAACACCTTCCTTATCCTCATCGTCTGCAACGTCATCCACTTCTTCACGACTCCCTACCTTATGGGTAAAAGTTCACTGGAAAAAATGAACAAAGGTTGGGAAGCGACAGCCTCCCTCATGGGTGACAGCTGGATCAAGACGATGTTCCGAGTCGTCATTCCCAACTCTATGGGCACAATTCTTGAAATCTTCTCCTATTATTTCATCAACAGCATGATCACCATCAGCGCCATCATCTTCCTCGTCGGCGCCAGAACTGCCGTGCTCACCACGAAAATCAAGGAACTTCAGCACTTCGCGAAGTTCGACGAAATCTTTGTCATGTCGATTCTCATCCTCCTCACCAATATCGTGATCAGGGTGGTCATCTCACGGATATCCCAGAACCGTCATGCACAATAA
- the phnW gene encoding 2-aminoethylphosphonate--pyruvate transaminase has translation MRNYLLLTPGPLSTSPSVREAMLQDWCTWDKDYNEGIVSVIRQELLRITGLDNSYTSVLLQGSGTYSVEAVLGSAVKPEDKLLIVSNGAYGKRMGDIARYHGLNYAIISLKETLQVTADVVLKALVEHPDTTHLAMVHCETTTGIINPIEEVAKAIEGHELTFIVDAMSSFGGIPIDIDGLNIDFLISSANKCIQGVPGFGFIIAKRTKIESCKGTSRSLSLDIYDQWNEMEKGHGKWRFTSPTHVVRAFFQALKELNDEGGIAARHQRYRENHSILVEGMERLGFKALLPADVQSPIITSFLYPEKDFDFPAFYEALKQRGFVIYPGKISEAPTFRIGNIGDVFPEDFERLVDQVAAIRGNKTR, from the coding sequence ATGAGAAATTACCTCCTCCTCACACCCGGCCCCCTGAGCACATCCCCCTCCGTCCGCGAAGCCATGCTTCAGGACTGGTGTACCTGGGACAAAGACTACAACGAAGGCATTGTCTCCGTCATCCGCCAGGAGTTGCTTCGCATCACCGGACTGGACAATTCCTATACCTCAGTCCTCCTGCAGGGCAGCGGCACCTACAGCGTAGAAGCCGTCCTCGGCAGTGCAGTCAAGCCGGAAGACAAGCTTCTCATTGTCTCCAACGGAGCCTACGGGAAACGCATGGGGGACATCGCCCGCTACCACGGCCTGAACTACGCCATCATATCTCTGAAGGAAACCCTGCAGGTCACCGCCGATGTCGTCCTCAAAGCCCTTGTCGAGCACCCGGACACAACCCATCTCGCCATGGTACACTGCGAAACGACAACAGGTATCATCAACCCCATCGAAGAAGTCGCCAAAGCTATAGAAGGACATGAACTCACTTTCATCGTTGATGCCATGAGCAGTTTCGGAGGTATCCCCATCGATATCGATGGGTTAAACATCGACTTCCTCATCAGCAGCGCCAACAAGTGCATCCAGGGTGTTCCCGGCTTTGGGTTCATCATTGCCAAACGAACCAAAATAGAATCCTGCAAGGGTACTTCCCGCAGCCTCTCCCTGGACATCTACGACCAGTGGAACGAAATGGAAAAAGGCCATGGCAAATGGCGTTTCACTTCCCCAACACATGTTGTCCGCGCTTTCTTCCAGGCACTCAAAGAACTCAATGACGAAGGAGGGATTGCCGCGCGTCACCAGCGTTACCGGGAAAACCACAGTATTCTCGTCGAAGGTATGGAACGCCTCGGATTCAAAGCTCTTCTCCCCGCCGACGTACAATCTCCCATTATCACTTCTTTCCTGTATCCGGAAAAAGACTTCGATTTCCCCGCCTTTTACGAAGCACTCAAACAACGCGGGTTCGTCATCTATCCCGGTAAAATTTCCGAGGCTCCGACCTTCCGCATCGGCAATATAGGCGATGTCTTCCCGGAAGATTTCGAACGCCTCGTCGACCAAGTAGCCGCCATCCGAGGAAACAAAACCCGGTAA